The stretch of DNA TGCTGGCCACCCGCCGCGTCGGCACCTCGCAATCCTCCGCGCTGGAGCCTGCCGGGCCCGCCGAGGTGCGCAACCTCATCCACGCCTTCAACGCCATGCAGAGCCGCATCGACAGCCTGCTGGCCACCGGCACCCAGACCATGCTGGCGATCGGCCACGATCTGCGCACCCCGCTGGCGCGCCTGCACCTGCGCCTCGACGAGGCCCCGCTCGACCCCGCCGCGCGCGAGGCGATGCAGGGCGACATCGGCGAGATGCGCGACCTGCTCTCCTCGCTCCAGACCTTCGTGGAACCGCGCAGCGCCGAGCCGCCGCGCCGCATCGATATCGCCGCCATGGTGCAGACTCTGGTGGACAATGCGCAGGATCAGGGCAGCGATGCCAGCTACTCCGGGCCGGACACGATGGTGGTGATGGGCCGCGCGGTGCCTTTGCGCCGGGCCCTGTCCAATCTGGTGAGCAACGCCCTGCATTACGGCGGCAATGCCGAGGTCTCGCTCTCCGTGGTGAACAACCGCGTGACGGTGGTCATCGCCGACCGCGGGCCGGGCATTCCGGAAGAAGAACTCGCCCATGTGATCCAGCCCTTCGTGCGGTTGGATCATGCCCGCTCGCGCGATACGCCGGGGATGGGTCTGGGTCTGGCCATCGTCGAGAAATCGCTGAACGGTGAAGGCGCGAGCGTGGCGCTGGCCAACCGCGAGGGTGGCGGTTTGGTCGCGACGGTGACTTTGGCAGGCGGAGCTTGTTAGGGGGTGAAAGTGGCCTCCGGCGGGCAAAGGGCCATTGCCCTTTGCAATCCCTTTCGTGTCGGCCTTGTGCTATGGGGTTCGGCGTCAGGTGTTGGGCGCAATGTAGCC from Novosphingobium sp. encodes:
- a CDS encoding ATP-binding protein, yielding MRQWAGHIGLFGRLLALLVLVMMVDFTANALIFEKASDFALHQEDAARLAERLVVADQVLETEPLISRPRVAGELSTETLKISWSPARERPLAALTLAALQGQILSAQPSLAHRNLQLHLSTFSEDIGGSLTLSDGSLVSFHNHSRRAWPLKAGRLISLVLPSLVLVGLALVMMQAILHPLRRLVLATRRVGTSQSSALEPAGPAEVRNLIHAFNAMQSRIDSLLATGTQTMLAIGHDLRTPLARLHLRLDEAPLDPAAREAMQGDIGEMRDLLSSLQTFVEPRSAEPPRRIDIAAMVQTLVDNAQDQGSDASYSGPDTMVVMGRAVPLRRALSNLVSNALHYGGNAEVSLSVVNNRVTVVIADRGPGIPEEELAHVIQPFVRLDHARSRDTPGMGLGLAIVEKSLNGEGASVALANREGGGLVATVTLAGGAC